In Heliangelus exortis chromosome W, bHelExo1.hap1, whole genome shotgun sequence, the following proteins share a genomic window:
- the LOC139789209 gene encoding zinc phosphodiesterase ELAC protein 1-like isoform X2, translating to MSMDITFLGTGSAYPSPSRGASALVLRREGGCWLFDCGEGTQTQLMRSHLRAGRITKIFITHLHGDHFFGLPGLLCTLSLQSNPDPTKPPKIDVYGPLGLGNFIWRSMELSHSQLLFPYCVHELVPTRDQCPAEEFKEFSDLDRDEGSPQGAQRILYLDPAENSYLLVEDEQLVVKAFRLFHRIPSFGFVVEEKPRPGKLNVQKLKDLGNYFGFFFPLFNFFLMSKCMGSS from the exons ATGTCAATGGACATCACTTTCCTTGGCACAGGCTCAGCCTACCCCTCTCCAAGCAGAGGAGCCTCGGCGCTGGTGCTCCGCAGGGAAGGGGGGTGCTGGCTCTTTGACTGTGGAGAGGGAACCCAGACCCAGCTCATGAGGAGCCACCTCAGAGCAg GCAGAATTACCAAGATTTTCATAACTCATCTGCACGGTGACCACTTTTTTGGCCTCCCTGGCCTGCTGTGTACCCTCAGCCTCCAAAGCAACCCTGACccaaccaaaccaccaaaaattGATGTTTATGGCCCGTTGGGACTGGGGAATTTCATCTGGAGGAGCATGGAGCTCTCCCAttcccagctcctctttccCTACTGCGTTCACGAGCTGGTACCTACACGAGACCAGTGCCCTGCTGAAGAATTTAAAGAGTTTTCTGACTTGGACAGAGATGAGGGATCTCCCCAAGGAGCACAAAGAATTCTCTACCTGGATCCAGCAGAGAACTCTTACCTGCTGGTTGAGGATGAGCAGCTGGTTGTGAAAGCTTTCCGCCTGTTTCACAGAATTCCTTCCTTTGGCTTTGTGGTGGAAGAGAAGCCCCGGCCTGGTAAACTCAATGTACAGAAACTGAAAGACCTTGGTAACtactttggcttcttttttcctctttttaatttttttttaatgtctaaaTGCATGGGTTCAAGCTGA
- the LOC139789209 gene encoding zinc phosphodiesterase ELAC protein 1-like isoform X1 has protein sequence MHTEVQQLKNLSFRWASNVFKMSMDITFLGTGSAYPSPSRGASALVLRREGGCWLFDCGEGTQTQLMRSHLRAGRITKIFITHLHGDHFFGLPGLLCTLSLQSNPDPTKPPKIDVYGPLGLGNFIWRSMELSHSQLLFPYCVHELVPTRDQCPAEEFKEFSDLDRDEGSPQGAQRILYLDPAENSYLLVEDEQLVVKAFRLFHRIPSFGFVVEEKPRPGKLNVQKLKDLGNYFGFFFPLFNFFLMSKCMGSS, from the exons ATGCATACAGAAGTTCAACAGCTGAAAAATCTCTCTTTCAGGTGGGCCAGCAACGTATTTAAGATGTCAATGGACATCACTTTCCTTGGCACAGGCTCAGCCTACCCCTCTCCAAGCAGAGGAGCCTCGGCGCTGGTGCTCCGCAGGGAAGGGGGGTGCTGGCTCTTTGACTGTGGAGAGGGAACCCAGACCCAGCTCATGAGGAGCCACCTCAGAGCAg GCAGAATTACCAAGATTTTCATAACTCATCTGCACGGTGACCACTTTTTTGGCCTCCCTGGCCTGCTGTGTACCCTCAGCCTCCAAAGCAACCCTGACccaaccaaaccaccaaaaattGATGTTTATGGCCCGTTGGGACTGGGGAATTTCATCTGGAGGAGCATGGAGCTCTCCCAttcccagctcctctttccCTACTGCGTTCACGAGCTGGTACCTACACGAGACCAGTGCCCTGCTGAAGAATTTAAAGAGTTTTCTGACTTGGACAGAGATGAGGGATCTCCCCAAGGAGCACAAAGAATTCTCTACCTGGATCCAGCAGAGAACTCTTACCTGCTGGTTGAGGATGAGCAGCTGGTTGTGAAAGCTTTCCGCCTGTTTCACAGAATTCCTTCCTTTGGCTTTGTGGTGGAAGAGAAGCCCCGGCCTGGTAAACTCAATGTACAGAAACTGAAAGACCTTGGTAACtactttggcttcttttttcctctttttaatttttttttaatgtctaaaTGCATGGGTTCAAGCTGA